In the genome of Gaiellales bacterium, the window TCAGGATCGCGGAAGACGACGGCGCGCATGCGGTTGACCGTATCAGGGGGTCATGGGTCAGGGGCGGGACGCCGCTCAAGACGGGTGGAACGACTTCCGGCCTTAGCCTGCCGACAGGCGCGCGCCCGAGATCAATGGGTAGCTGATGACGTTCGTAAAGAAGTACGCCAAGAACCTCGTCGAGCTCGGTCCGAAGTCTCGAGGGACGACCCGCGGATTGGGTCTGTCAGTTGGGCCCCACCGCACCGATGAGGGATTCAGGCCGACCCGCCCGTGCTCACAGGCCGAGCCCAGCAGCCGCCTCACCTCGAGCCCCGACGAGATGGTCAGCGACCTCATCGATCGGGTGTGTCCCGCCACCCCGCCAAACCCCACCCACTCCCTAAACTCGCCCTGTCCGAATCGCCGACACGAGGAGGGGAGATGTCGCACATGAACCGCCGCGAGCTGGTGGGGGCCGCGGGCGTGGTCGCCGCCGCCGGGCTGGCGCCGGCCGTCGCGGCTGCCGCCACCGGGAAGCCGGGCCACGAAGCGCCGACGCTCAAGAAGTCCGGCGAATCGAACAAGTTCGACTTCGCCAAGATCGAGCCGCAGGTCGTGCGCGGCGGCGGCACCGTCAAGGAGTGCACCGGCAAGAACTTCCCGGTGCTCGTCGACAACGCCGCCGCCTCGTTCCTGCTCGTGCTCGAGCCCGGGGCGGTGCGGGAGCCGCACTGGCACCCGAACGCCTGGGAGCTCGACGTCCCGCTCTCGGGCCACGGCCGCCTCGGGGTGGCGAACCCGGACGACACGTTCAGCGTCCAGGACATCCTCCCGGGCCAGATCGGGTTCATCCCGCAGGGCTACGCGCACTACATCGAGAACGTGGGGTCGGAGGAGATGCGCTGGGTCGTCGTCTTCAACGACACCCAGCCGGACGACATCGGGCTCTCGACGACGTTCGCGGGCATGCCGACGCACACGTTCACCGACACGTTCGGCCTGCCGAAGGGCGCCCTGGCCAGGGCGGACAAGCCCGACCGCACGCTCTTCATCGTCGAGCCGAGCTAGCCGCCGTCATCCCCCACCGCGCTTGACCGCGGGTCCCAGCCGCGAAATCATGCGCCTGGGGGAAGCACATGGACACACCTTCGCGCTCTGCCGTGGCCACACAATCGCTCGTCGAGCGGTGCCGGCTTGGTGACCGCGAGGCCTGGCGCGACCTGGTCGAGGAGTACTCGCGCTACGTCTACGCG includes:
- a CDS encoding cupin domain-containing protein yields the protein MSHMNRRELVGAAGVVAAAGLAPAVAAAATGKPGHEAPTLKKSGESNKFDFAKIEPQVVRGGGTVKECTGKNFPVLVDNAAASFLLVLEPGAVREPHWHPNAWELDVPLSGHGRLGVANPDDTFSVQDILPGQIGFIPQGYAHYIENVGSEEMRWVVVFNDTQPDDIGLSTTFAGMPTHTFTDTFGLPKGALARADKPDRTLFIVEPS